The following are from one region of the Phycisphaeraceae bacterium genome:
- the polA gene encoding DNA polymerase I encodes MKTLYLIDGHAQFFRGFHAIRTPMSSPVTREPTNATFAFVGMLLKLLRQNRPDYLAVVVDVSGDRETFRSELYPAYKATRPPPPQDLSPQIERCISLLRAMNIPVLGVAGVEADDVLATLATRLREDPSGEPLHIRLVSKDKDLQQVLEDSRVEMYDIHTDEVFDVARLLDEKKITPAQVVDMLALMGDSVDNVPGVEGVGPKTASDLIAQYGSIDNLLAHASEIKGKRGERLREAADKLPLSQKLVTLVRDVPVEFDLAAARTSDIDLGALPPILKELGFNRYHDEVKELLGQRDPAGAGDTTPPSTEHAQPKPAPKRAASTSSVGTLFEDSLFGAPSVADTLAAHAEGATLARDHYRAITTKKDLDALVAELRALANTNRCFAIDTETTGLSPLLCSLCGISIATSPGHALYIPVRSPDPSQHLDEKTVLDALRPVLEDPSIAKCGHNLKYDLLVLRQSGAELRGIAFDSMVASYLVDPSRSSHKLDFLSLDLLKHECVPITDLIGSGKDQRTFDTVPLELATIYAAEDADVSLRLRDALLPQIREMKLEALMSDLETPLVEVLAELEWNGIACDPAELDRQAARLATRIDELRAQIAQHAPRPFNPDSPKQLSEILFNKPDAEPPGLGIKALKRTKTGYSTDIEVLEKLASDPSVASPVPALIVEYRQLTKLVSTYLVALKDAINPNTKRIHASFNQTVAATGRLSSSDPNLQNIPIRSEIGREIRRAFYAPPGRSLVSADYSQIELRILAHLSQDPALIDAFNKGQDIHRAVAAQINNTEPDAVTRQQRDAAKMVNFGIVYGITAYGLSRRLGEGFTDKQAADIIAQYKQRFAGISTFLEECIAFAQRHGYVETMLGRRRPIPQIHSKRPNERSLGERMAINSVVQGSAADLIKVAMLDLHTRLSEHAPHLRAAKDLPAQPAIPGVRMLLQIHDELVFEAPDDRAEDTRALIVQRMERAMSLRVPLKADASIAQNWFEGK; translated from the coding sequence ATGAAAACCCTCTACCTCATCGACGGCCACGCCCAGTTCTTCCGCGGCTTCCACGCGATCCGCACCCCCATGTCCTCGCCCGTCACCCGCGAACCCACCAACGCTACCTTCGCGTTCGTCGGGATGCTCCTCAAACTCCTCCGCCAGAACAGGCCCGACTACCTCGCCGTCGTCGTCGATGTTTCCGGAGACCGCGAGACCTTCCGCTCCGAGTTGTACCCCGCGTACAAAGCGACGCGCCCGCCCCCGCCGCAGGACCTCTCGCCGCAGATCGAACGCTGCATCTCGCTCCTGCGCGCGATGAACATCCCCGTGCTGGGCGTCGCCGGCGTCGAGGCCGACGATGTCCTCGCCACCCTCGCCACGCGCCTGCGCGAAGACCCGTCCGGCGAGCCGCTCCACATCCGCCTCGTCTCCAAGGACAAGGATCTCCAGCAGGTCCTCGAAGACAGCCGCGTCGAGATGTACGACATCCACACCGACGAGGTCTTCGATGTCGCGCGACTCCTCGACGAGAAAAAGATCACCCCCGCCCAGGTCGTCGACATGCTCGCCCTCATGGGCGACAGCGTCGACAATGTCCCCGGCGTCGAGGGCGTCGGCCCCAAAACCGCCTCCGACCTCATCGCCCAGTACGGCAGCATCGACAACCTCCTCGCCCACGCGAGCGAGATCAAGGGCAAACGCGGCGAGCGCCTGCGCGAAGCAGCCGACAAACTCCCCCTCTCCCAGAAACTCGTCACGCTCGTCCGCGATGTCCCCGTCGAGTTCGACCTCGCCGCCGCGCGCACCAGCGACATCGACCTCGGCGCGCTCCCGCCCATCCTCAAGGAACTCGGCTTCAACCGCTACCACGACGAAGTCAAAGAACTCCTCGGACAGCGCGACCCCGCGGGCGCTGGCGATACAACGCCCCCATCAACCGAACACGCGCAACCCAAGCCCGCACCGAAACGCGCCGCCTCCACCTCCTCCGTCGGCACGCTCTTCGAGGACTCCCTCTTCGGCGCGCCCTCCGTCGCCGACACCCTCGCGGCGCACGCCGAAGGCGCCACCCTTGCACGCGACCACTACCGCGCCATCACCACGAAGAAAGACCTCGACGCCCTCGTCGCCGAACTCCGCGCCCTCGCCAACACGAACCGCTGCTTCGCGATCGACACCGAGACCACCGGCCTCTCACCACTCCTCTGCTCGCTCTGCGGCATAAGCATCGCCACCTCCCCAGGACACGCCCTCTACATCCCCGTCCGCTCGCCCGATCCTTCACAGCACCTCGACGAGAAGACCGTCCTCGACGCGCTCCGCCCCGTCCTCGAAGACCCCTCCATCGCCAAGTGCGGCCACAACCTCAAGTACGACCTCCTCGTCCTCCGCCAATCCGGCGCCGAACTCCGAGGCATCGCCTTCGACTCCATGGTCGCCTCGTACCTCGTCGATCCCTCCCGCTCCTCCCACAAACTCGACTTCCTCTCCCTCGACCTCCTCAAGCACGAGTGCGTGCCGATCACCGATCTGATTGGATCAGGAAAGGATCAGCGCACCTTCGACACCGTTCCGCTCGAACTCGCGACGATCTACGCCGCCGAGGACGCCGATGTCTCGCTGCGCCTGCGCGACGCGCTCCTGCCGCAGATCCGCGAGATGAAACTCGAAGCGCTGATGAGCGACCTCGAGACGCCCCTCGTCGAGGTCCTCGCCGAACTCGAGTGGAACGGCATCGCCTGCGACCCCGCCGAACTCGACCGCCAGGCCGCCCGCCTCGCGACGCGCATCGACGAACTGCGCGCCCAGATCGCCCAGCACGCGCCGCGCCCCTTCAACCCCGATTCGCCCAAGCAACTCTCCGAGATCCTCTTCAACAAGCCCGACGCCGAGCCCCCCGGGCTGGGCATCAAGGCGCTCAAACGCACGAAGACCGGCTATTCCACCGACATCGAAGTCCTCGAGAAACTCGCGTCCGACCCGTCGGTCGCGTCGCCCGTCCCGGCGCTCATCGTCGAGTACCGCCAACTCACGAAACTCGTCAGCACCTACCTCGTCGCGCTCAAGGACGCGATCAACCCCAACACGAAGCGCATCCACGCCTCATTCAACCAGACCGTCGCCGCCACCGGGCGCCTCTCCTCCTCTGACCCCAACCTGCAGAACATCCCCATCCGCTCCGAGATCGGGCGCGAGATCCGGCGCGCGTTCTACGCCCCGCCCGGGCGCTCGCTCGTCTCCGCCGACTACTCGCAGATCGAACTGCGCATCCTCGCGCACCTCTCGCAAGACCCGGCGCTCATCGACGCCTTCAACAAAGGCCAGGACATCCACCGCGCCGTCGCGGCGCAGATCAACAACACCGAGCCCGACGCCGTCACGCGCCAGCAGCGCGACGCCGCCAAGATGGTCAACTTCGGCATCGTCTACGGCATCACCGCCTACGGCCTCTCGCGCCGCCTGGGCGAGGGCTTCACCGACAAGCAGGCCGCCGACATCATCGCGCAGTACAAACAGCGCTTCGCCGGCATCTCCACCTTCCTCGAAGAGTGCATCGCCTTCGCGCAGCGCCACGGCTATGTCGAGACCATGCTCGGGCGCCGCCGACCCATACCTCAGATCCACTCGAAGCGCCCTAACGAGCGCTCGCTGGGTGAACGCATGGCGATCAACTCCGTCGTGCAGGGCTCCGCCGCCGACCTCATCAAGGTCGCGATGCTCGACCTGCACACGCGCCTCAGCGAGCACGCCCCCCACCTGCGCGCCGCGAAGGACCTCCCCGCGCAGCCCGCGATCCCCGGGGTGAGAATGCTGCTGCAGATCCACGACGAACTCGTCTTCGAAGCGCCGGATGATCGCGCCGAAGACACGCGTGCGCTGATCGTGCAGCGCATGGAGCGCGCAATGTCCCTGCGCGTGCCGCTGAAGGCCGACGCGTCGATCGCGCAGAACTGGTTCGAGGGCAAGTAG
- a CDS encoding HAD family phosphatase, giving the protein MQAVIFDMDGVLVDSEPMHEGAIRAACEAVGGPGAPRPLADWQEYVGLGDKEAFAKVYADAGRAHEFDDALRDRLMEEKARQTTRMIAEGVWTAQDGAPELVRGASAQLATAVCSGSRAFEVLAMLDAMRVLRVLREVVTADICARTKPDPLPYLITAEKLGVEPRDCVVIEDTAIGVRAAKGAGMVCVGVEHTSAREKLLGAGADEVVARISRITVDGLRAAWMGARG; this is encoded by the coding sequence ATGCAAGCAGTGATTTTCGATATGGACGGCGTGCTGGTGGACTCGGAGCCGATGCACGAGGGGGCGATCCGCGCGGCGTGTGAGGCGGTCGGGGGACCGGGGGCGCCGCGGCCGTTGGCGGACTGGCAGGAGTATGTGGGGCTGGGGGATAAGGAGGCGTTCGCGAAGGTGTACGCGGACGCGGGGCGTGCGCACGAGTTCGATGATGCGCTGCGCGATCGGTTGATGGAGGAGAAGGCGCGTCAGACGACGCGGATGATCGCGGAGGGCGTGTGGACGGCGCAGGACGGCGCGCCGGAACTGGTGCGCGGGGCGTCGGCGCAGTTGGCGACGGCGGTGTGCTCGGGGTCGCGCGCGTTCGAGGTGCTGGCGATGCTCGACGCGATGCGCGTGCTGCGGGTGCTGCGCGAGGTGGTGACGGCGGACATCTGCGCGCGCACGAAGCCGGACCCGCTGCCCTATCTGATCACGGCGGAGAAACTGGGCGTCGAGCCGCGCGACTGCGTGGTGATCGAGGACACGGCGATCGGGGTGCGTGCGGCGAAGGGCGCGGGGATGGTGTGCGTGGGTGTGGAGCACACCTCGGCGCGCGAGAAACTGCTCGGGGCCGGGGCGGACGAGGTGGTGGCGCGGATCTCGCGGATCACGGTGGATGGGTTGCGCGCGGCGTGGATGGGTGCGCGGGGGTGA